The genomic interval AGTCGAAGCGCACGTCGCCGGCGCTGTCGATGCGGACGAGCGAGGACGAGCGCGTGCCGAACCCGCGGTCTTCGTGGTGGACGCACGCGCCGACATCGTGGTCGCGCAGCACCGCCTTGGTCTCGTCCAGCCAGGCGTCGGGGTCGCCGTCAGTCGGCGGGAGGGCGTCGCGGACGGCGGGCGCGCGTTCGGGCGGCGCGTATCCGGTGTTCACGACGACGTGGACGCCGGGGTCGAGTCGCTCCTCGGTGAGCGTGCCGTCCCAGGAGAGGCGGACGGCGTCGTCGGCGTCCGCGAGCACGAGGTTGAAGCCGTCGTAGTCGTGCTCGTCGAGTTCCGCGCGGACGCGGTCGCGGGCCGCGTCAGCGGTGGGTTCTTCGAGCGCGTCCCTGACGAGCAGGCCGCGCGAGCGCTCGCCCTCCACGCCGTCGGCGCGCCGGTTCGTGATGCCGACGAACAGTCGGGTGTCGGTGACGCCCATCCACGTCCCGCCCGCCCGCTCGTCGGCGGGCGCGAGCGCCGGGCGCTCCCAGTCGCGAACCCGGGGCGGCGTCGAGGGCCGGTTCACCGATTCGTCGCGGTTCGCGGCGACCACCACGGGCGCGTCCGGGAACGCCCGCCACGCGAGTATCAGGGTGCACACGACCGGAGACACGAGCGCCGCGACTTAAACGTCCGCGGCCGCGGCGAGCGCCTCCCGGACGGCCGCGCGGTCGACCGTCCCCGACGCCGTGCGCGGCAGGTCGTCCGCGAACGCGACGGTTCGGGGAACCTTGTAGCCCGCGAGGCGCTCCCGGCAGAACGCCCGAATCTCGTCGGCGTCCGTCTCGCCCTCCGGGACGACGAGCGCGGCGACGCGTTCGCCCCACTCGGGGTCGTCCAGTCCGACGACGGCCGCCTCCGTGACGGCGGGGTGGTCGCGGAGCACGTCCAGCACTTCGGCGGGGTGGACGTTCTCGCCGCCGGTGATGATGCGGTCGGACTGCCGGTTCAGGACGTGAAGCCGGCCGCTCGCGTCGATGTAGCCGGCGTCCCCGGTGTCGAAGCCGTGCCGGGTGAAGGCGTCGGCGTTCGCCTCGGGCGCGTCGTAGTACCCGGGCGTGATGGAGGGGCCGGCGACGTGTATCGCGCCGACTTCGCCCGCCGGGAGTTCGCCCTCGGGCCCGGCGACGGTCACGTCGTAGCCCATCAGCGGCCGGCCGACGGAGTCGGGCGCGGCCTCGGTCTCGGCGGGCGTGCCGGTCGCAATCTGCGAGGCCGCTTCGGTCATCCCGTAACTCGGATGGACGGGGACGCCGCGCGACACCGCGTCCTCGCGGAGTTCGACGGGCGTGGGCGCGCCGCCGACGAGGGCGAAGCGGAGCGAGTCGGGGAACTCGCCGGCGTCGAGCATCCGGCGGAGCATCGTCGGCACGAGACTCACGCCCGTGCAGTCGTGGGCGTCGAGGTTGTGGAGGGTTCGCGCGGCGTCGAAGCCGCGTTGGACGACTGCCGTCGTCCCGTAGAGGACGCTCCGCAGGACGATGGA from Salarchaeum japonicum carries:
- a CDS encoding NRDE family protein; translation: MCTLILAWRAFPDAPVVVAANRDESVNRPSTPPRVRDWERPALAPADERAGGTWMGVTDTRLFVGITNRRADGVEGERSRGLLVRDALEEPTADAARDRVRAELDEHDYDGFNLVLADADDAVRLSWDGTLTEERLDPGVHVVVNTGYAPPERAPAVRDALPPTDGDPDAWLDETKAVLRDHDVGACVHHEDRGFGTRSSSLVRIDSAGDVRFDYADGPPCRTKYDPADDRNGHI
- the menE gene encoding o-succinylbenzoate--CoA ligase, translating into MRDWLAHRVRASPDALALVDADSSREWSFRDLDDAVETTSRRLAGLGVEPGDHVGVLMETRPAFVRLVFAAQRVGATLVPLNARLAPAELAGQVETADVHVVVTEAESETDAVEAAGEVPVASVDAPDHEGVDALDAHDAAVPEPDRSVSDALALMFTSGTTGDPKAVRLTHANFLAAAAASAFRLGALPDDRWLCPLSMYHMGGLSIVLRSVLYGTTAVVQRGFDAARTLHNLDAHDCTGVSLVPTMLRRMLDAGEFPDSLRFALVGGAPTPVELREDAVSRGVPVHPSYGMTEAASQIATGTPAETEAAPDSVGRPLMGYDVTVAGPEGELPAGEVGAIHVAGPSITPGYYDAPEANADAFTRHGFDTGDAGYIDASGRLHVLNRQSDRIITGGENVHPAEVLDVLRDHPAVTEAAVVGLDDPEWGERVAALVVPEGETDADEIRAFCRERLAGYKVPRTVAFADDLPRTASGTVDRAAVREALAAAADV